A single region of the Gossypium arboreum isolate Shixiya-1 chromosome 12, ASM2569848v2, whole genome shotgun sequence genome encodes:
- the LOC108476599 gene encoding uncharacterized protein LOC108476599 has product MESYGSGQRPYGADRRMEIISGKNTSVGSNQINSTTRSRSPDLPPVPTRTSQGSSKPWGFTDPEMKRKKRIAKYKVYTVEGKMKASLSKGLRWIKNKCSQIVHGY; this is encoded by the coding sequence ATGGAGAGTTACGGATCGGGTCAAAGGCCGTACGGGGCGGATCGAAGGATGGAGATAATTAGCGGGAAGAACACGAGCGTTGGATCCAATCAGATCAACTCTACTACTCGTTCGCGTTCCCCTGATTTACCACCCGTTCCGACTCGGACGAGTCAAGGATCATCAAAGCCATGGGGATTTACGGATCCCGAGATGAAGAGGAAGAAGAGGATCGCGAAATACAAGGTCTACACAGTGGAAGGGAAAATGAAAGCTTCATTGAGTAAAGGTCTTCGTTGGATCAAGAACAAATGCTCGCAGATCGTCCATGGTTATTAA
- the LOC108477706 gene encoding uncharacterized protein LOC108477706, whose amino-acid sequence MENTSSSMSCISMFRDKKKAPDGGNDVALQKGRTRSPSMSLFKVAIRLLRTKPVAETVPDSKPVQVDVDSKVEWKGMVVGSVHPMYLQSTPLLPSHSPRMKATTPKIMLEPKYMPNREEKEEVILSPLSPIAFPISSFNDVSSSDSSPYDSPCEGSDKEKCDEHNDDGGDEEIDAKAEEFITQFYEQMRLQTLNSGSAKTCQR is encoded by the coding sequence ATGGAAAACACATCATCATCGATGTCATGTATTTCCATGTTCAGGGACAAAAAGAAGGctcccgatggtggaaatgatgtGGCCTTGCAAAAGGGAAGAACACGTTCCCCTTCCATGAGTCTTTTCAAGGTGGCTATTAGATTGTTGCGTACGAAACCCGTGGCCGAAACGGTGCCGGATTCAAAGCCCGTTCAGGTCGATGTGGATTCGAAGGTAGAGTGGAAAGGGATGGTTGTTGGGTCGGTGCATCCAATGTATTTACAAAGCACCCCATTGCTCCCATCTCATTCCCCACGCATGAAGGCCACCACTCCTAAGATCATGCTCGAGCCCAAGTATATGCCCAATAGAGAAGAAAAGGAGGAAGTTATTTTGTCGCCGTTGTCTCCGATAGCATTTCCGATTTCGTCTTTCAATGACGTGTCATCAAGTGATTCAAGCCCGTACGATTCGCCTTGTGAAGGAAGCGACAAAGAGAAATGTGATGAGCACAACGATGACGGTGGCGATGAAGAGATTGATGCTAAAGCAGAAGAATTCATAACTCAATTTTACGAACAAATGAGGCTTCAAACCTTGAATTCTGGAAGTGCTAAGACGTGCCAAAGATGA